In the Vulpes vulpes isolate BD-2025 chromosome 12, VulVul3, whole genome shotgun sequence genome, GCCAAGGAGGCTTTGCCTTCGGACTGGAGGACAGTGAGTCTCCCCCGTTTCCTTTTTACCAGGTCTCTCGTGTGCTCACTCATTGCCCGGGGTCCAGCGAGCCACTGAGGGTTTACTGCCAGGCCTTTCTTGaaggacagggaggagagggagagggagaagcagagagcccgacacggggctcgatcccaggaccctgagatcatgagatccaggaccctgggatcaggacctgagccgaaggcagacccttaaccggcTGAGCCCCCCGCAGGCGCCCCTTGATAACATGTTCTTGACTCCAGCTAGCGACCAGCTCAGTACCAACGCTGGCGGAACAGTCCTCTCGAGACCCTAGGTGGTGGGCATCATCATTTTGCCCATGGttcagatgagtaaactgaggtaCACACAGGTAAGGTGACCTATTCAGGGTGACACACCATCCATCAGTGGGGCTGTGGAGAGTCGAACCCGGCAGCCTGACTTCAAAGCCCTACCTGAGGacagacccccccacccccacccctacctctcTGTCTTGGCCCTGAAGAACTTTGGGGGTTAGATTTCCTTTCATAGTGGTGGTAGCACGTGGGTCCTGAATGTTCAGCTGGTGGCAGATGGCTTAacgcaggggaaaaaaaaaaaaaaaaacgcttggACTTTTATCAGACTCGACCTGCTTTTGGGTGAAATGCAAAATCTGTTGAGCGCCGGGAACTCTCTCTAATCCTCGCTCACATTAGCCTGATGACACGGCTACATTCACCTAAGTGGGTAATGGGCAAAGTGGGTCAATCCAGCTTTAGCTTAAGCAGGAGACGGCTGTGGCGCTGCGAGGCCGTCCTTTAGGGAGAACCTTCTCGCTCTGGTTTGCTGTGGAGGGAGCTCTCGCAGCGTGGGGCCCTTTCGGCCTCGTGCGATAGAGCACTTGGTATCATCATTTCACAAACATGCTCAGGACCGGAGATGTGGTCTCGGGAGATGGGTGGCTCGAAGCTGGAAGTTCAGAATGTCCTACTTGAGAGGTAAATATTTGGTCAGAAAtgatttgggggggtggggagaaatgatgtggaaattgtctttttttattattattaatttctgggCCTGTAGAGAAAGCAGTCAGAAATCACTCTCGTAGTTCATGGAAGATTGTGCATCTGTGCCCGAAACTTAATCACCAgtacacacacacgtgcccaACTGTGTCCTACCATGTGCTCTAAACTGGATCGAACACGGTTAATGCTGATCACCACCGTCCTCCTAGGTGATCGTTTCTAGGGAGCATCCGCTAGCAGACCAGGTATCCAGCATGTTGCAAGCATACGATGATCATTCATTATTTTACTCCTCGTTAATCTTCCGTGACAAGGAGGTGTACTGTCTCTTATgtttttacaggtgaggaaggggaggcccagagaagttaagacAGGTCTTCGAGGTGACCCAGCTTAAatgtggcaaagccaggatttgaaccccaggCAGTCATATGTCTGAGCCCACTTCCCTTAGCAGTTAGGCTGAAAGGCCCTGGCTTTGCAGGCCTCACAACAACTGAATGCGGCAGGTGGACACTTCCCATTTCCCATGATTGAACGCTCAAGTTCAGAGAGCGAATAGGGCACAACCTTCCACGTCCGTTTATGTTGTCCGTGGGAACTGCCACCACGAAATTGCTTTGTGGCGCCAAGGTCATGGCctgcaccccacctccaccccaggtcCTAACAGTTTTGTCTGCATACTTTGGTTTGAATGAATGCCGTGATAGCAATCATATgagtcttttttttgttgtttgttatgGAATCTAAAGTATTTCTGAAAGCTTCTAGGGTTGGGTCTTGGGGATTTCCTCCTGGCAAGTTTGTATCGGTTTATGGTTCCATCTGATTTCACCTGGTTTTTAGGCTGCCGTGTGCGTGTGTGGTGGCCTTGGGGTGTGCTTTTCTGCAGTAAAGGCATTTTTGCCAGTGGTCACTGTGCTGAAGCGGGTACCACACGGCAGGGCCGGGAGGACGTCTCCCTTCCCGTTCCCACCACTCACATGGGCCCAGGCTTGGTGAACATGTGAGGGCAGGGTTGTGAGGATGCATGAGCAGTAAAATCTCTGGAGGCTCAGGTGTCAGAAGGGGTCATatccaggagccaggagcccatGTTCTGACATCAGATGCTTGGGGCAGGGGTACCTggtgactcaggtcttgatcctggggtcaagtccctcattggggtccctgcagggagcctgtttctccctctgcttgtgtttctacccctctgtatgtctctcatgaataaataaataaaatcttaaaacaaaaaaaaaaagatgctgggGTCAGTCAAAAAGCTGGacacctgaaaaaataaatttcatttgcattttttccctctttctaccACCGTCCCCCTCTAATAAGAGCAAGCCAGGATGTAAAGTGTTGCCATTGACACATGTGCCCAAAAGCCCAAAAGAGGTGTGACACCTTCTGAGCTGAGTTTGCTCTGCTTGCTTCCCCCCAGGGACCTGATGCCGAGGACCCTGGACGGGCAGATCACCATGGAGAAGACGCCCAGTTACTTTGTCACCCGCGAGGCGCCCGCGCGCATCTCGGCCATGTCCAAGGACACCAAGCTCATCGTGGTGGTGCGGGACCCGGTGACCAGGGCCATCTCGGACTACACGCAGACGCTGTCCAAGCGGCCCGACATCCCCACCTTCGAGAGCCTGACGTTCAAGAACCGCTCGACGGGCCTCATCGACACGTCGTGGAGCGCCATCCAGATCGGCATCTACGCCAAGCACCTGGAGCACTGGCTGCGCCACTTTCCCCTCGGCCAGATGCTCTTCGTGAGCGGGGAGCGGCTCATCAGCGACCCGGCCGGCGAGCTGGGCCGCGTGCAGGACTTCCTGGGCCTCAAGAGGATCATCACCGACAAGCACTTCTACTTCAACAAGACCAAGGGCTTCCCGTGCCTCAAGAAGGCCGAGGGCAGCAGCAAGCCCCACTGCCTGGGCAAGACCAAGGGCAGGACCCACCCCGACATTGACCGCGACGTGGTGCGCAGGCTGCGCGACTTCTACAGGCCCTTCAACTTGAAGTTTTACCAGATGACTGGCCAGGACTTCGGCTGGGACTGATGGCCCCCGCGGCCCTGGGACCTCCCAACCTGGCTTACATATCCAGAGAgattatatgtatgtaaaatgtacagaaatctattttataataatttatttttaattcataagcAATTAATTCACTAAGCTGCCTAGCCACACTCTGTAGAGAGTTAGCCTCATGCTCTGTGAACATTCCAAAGTGTTTGcatcttttccttccctcacGATGGATggtgcttccatttctttttgtgttttgttttggagtttgttgttgtttttgtttttgggttttttgttttttgttttatggggttttttgcccccccccccccccccattatatttaaaaaaagaagaaaagcacaaCTTGAGATTTTGGTT is a window encoding:
- the HS3ST3B1 gene encoding heparan sulfate glucosamine 3-O-sulfotransferase 3B1, with the protein product MGQRLSGGRSCLDVPGRLLPQPPPSPPPVRRKLALLFAMLCVWLYMFLYSCAGSCAAAPGLLLLGSGSRAAHAPPALAAGPDGTAPRLPFPAAPATPPAAGQEPAEGAASQEEPSPESPDSPSSISSFFSGSGSKQLPQAIIIGVKKGGTRALLEFLRVHPDVRAVGAEPHFFDRSYDKGLAWYRDLMPRTLDGQITMEKTPSYFVTREAPARISAMSKDTKLIVVVRDPVTRAISDYTQTLSKRPDIPTFESLTFKNRSTGLIDTSWSAIQIGIYAKHLEHWLRHFPLGQMLFVSGERLISDPAGELGRVQDFLGLKRIITDKHFYFNKTKGFPCLKKAEGSSKPHCLGKTKGRTHPDIDRDVVRRLRDFYRPFNLKFYQMTGQDFGWD